One stretch of Pseudomonas azotoformans DNA includes these proteins:
- a CDS encoding glycoside hydrolase family 68 protein encodes MKHANHTPTRWTRADALKVNENDPTTTQPLVSPDFPVMSDTVFIWDTMPLRELDGTVVSVNGWSVIFTLTADRRPHDPQFINADGRYDIKRDWEDRHGHARICYWYSRTGKDWIFGGRVMAEGVSPTTREWAGTPILLNNNGDIDLYYTCVTPGATIAKVRGQVVTSDTGVTLRGFDQVKSLFDADGIYYQTEAQNSTWNFRDPSPFIDPKDGRLYMVFEGNVAGERGTHEVGPNEIGLVPPGHEDVGGARYQVGCIGIAVAKDLNGDEWEILPPLVTAVGVNDQTERPHYVFQDNKYYLFTISHKFTYADGVTGPDGVYGFVSDRLLGPYTPMNASGLVLGNPPSQPFQTYSHCVMPNGLVTSFIDSVPTTGDDYRIGGTEAPTVRIVLKGDRSFVQEAYDYGYIPAMRDVVLSQ; translated from the coding sequence ATGAAACATGCGAATCACACACCCACTCGCTGGACACGGGCCGATGCGCTGAAAGTTAATGAGAATGACCCGACGACGACACAGCCGTTAGTGAGTCCTGACTTTCCTGTCATGAGTGACACGGTCTTTATCTGGGACACCATGCCCTTGCGTGAACTGGATGGCACGGTGGTATCGGTCAATGGCTGGTCAGTGATCTTCACCCTGACGGCTGATCGTCGCCCCCATGATCCACAATTCATCAACGCCGATGGCCGTTACGACATCAAGCGCGACTGGGAAGACCGCCATGGTCATGCGCGTATCTGCTACTGGTACTCGCGCACCGGCAAGGACTGGATCTTCGGCGGTCGTGTCATGGCCGAAGGAGTTTCGCCGACCACGCGTGAATGGGCGGGCACACCGATCCTGCTGAATAACAACGGTGATATCGACCTGTATTACACCTGCGTCACACCGGGCGCCACCATTGCCAAAGTCAGGGGCCAGGTGGTCACCTCGGATACCGGCGTGACCCTGCGGGGCTTTGATCAGGTCAAATCGTTGTTTGATGCCGACGGTATCTATTACCAAACCGAAGCGCAGAATTCGACTTGGAACTTTCGCGATCCCAGCCCCTTTATCGATCCAAAAGATGGCAGGTTGTACATGGTGTTCGAAGGCAACGTTGCCGGCGAGCGGGGTACGCACGAAGTAGGCCCGAATGAAATAGGCCTGGTGCCGCCTGGGCATGAAGATGTCGGCGGTGCGCGTTATCAGGTCGGCTGCATCGGCATTGCGGTGGCCAAAGACCTCAACGGTGACGAGTGGGAGATTTTGCCACCGCTGGTGACCGCCGTTGGTGTGAACGACCAGACCGAACGGCCGCACTATGTGTTCCAGGACAACAAATACTACCTGTTCACCATCAGTCACAAGTTCACCTACGCGGACGGCGTGACGGGCCCGGATGGCGTGTATGGTTTCGTCAGCGACCGGCTGCTCGGCCCTTACACACCGATGAATGCGTCCGGCCTGGTGCTCGGCAATCCGCCTTCGCAGCCCTTCCAGACATACTCCCACTGCGTGATGCCCAACGGCCTGGTGACGTCGTTTATCGACAGCGTGCCCACCACGGGCGATGACTACCGTATCGGCGGCACCGAAGCGCCGACGGTCAGGATCGTGTTGAAGGGTGATCGTTCGTTTGTGCAGGAGGCTTATGACTATGGCTACATCCCGGCGATGCGCGATGTGGTGTTGAGCCAGTGA
- a CDS encoding sugar ABC transporter permease, whose amino-acid sequence MNQLKQLFTRYKMLALVIAVAVIWLFFSWQTEGGFLTPRNLSNLLRQMSITGILACGMVLVIISGEIDLSVGSLLGLLGGLAAILDVVYHIPLLANLSLVALCGLMIGLANGYMTAYLRIPSFIVGLGGMLAFRGILLGITGGTTIAPVSPSLVYVGQGYLPHSVGIGLGVLLFALTLLLTWKQRRNRALHGLAAHSLVRDVLRVVVIGAVLAGFVTTLNSYDGIPVPVLLLLVLLGVFSYVTSQTVFGRRVYAVGSNMEATRLSGINVQAVKLWIFGIMGVMCALAGLVNTARLAAGSPSAGSMGELDAIAACFIGGTSMRGGSGTVYGALLGALVITSLDNGMSMLDVDSYWQMIVKGSILVLAVWVDVSTRTGRR is encoded by the coding sequence ATGAATCAGCTCAAACAGCTGTTTACCCGCTACAAAATGCTTGCCCTGGTGATCGCCGTGGCGGTGATCTGGTTGTTTTTCAGTTGGCAGACCGAGGGTGGCTTCCTCACGCCGCGCAACCTGTCCAACCTGCTGCGGCAGATGTCGATCACCGGGATTCTGGCGTGCGGCATGGTGCTGGTGATCATCAGCGGCGAGATCGATTTGTCGGTGGGCTCGTTGCTGGGACTGCTGGGCGGGTTGGCGGCGATCCTGGATGTGGTTTATCACATACCGTTGTTGGCGAATCTGAGTCTGGTTGCCCTGTGCGGCTTGATGATCGGGTTGGCCAACGGCTACATGACGGCCTACCTGCGCATCCCGTCGTTTATCGTCGGCCTGGGTGGGATGCTGGCGTTTCGCGGGATTCTGCTGGGGATCACCGGTGGCACCACCATTGCGCCGGTGTCGCCGTCCTTGGTGTATGTGGGCCAAGGGTATTTGCCGCATTCGGTCGGGATCGGCCTCGGTGTCTTGCTGTTTGCGCTGACCCTGCTCCTCACCTGGAAACAACGGCGCAACCGCGCACTGCATGGCCTGGCTGCGCATTCATTGGTGCGTGATGTGCTGCGCGTGGTGGTGATCGGCGCGGTGCTGGCCGGGTTCGTCACCACCCTCAACAGCTACGACGGTATCCCTGTGCCGGTACTGCTGTTGCTGGTGCTGCTCGGCGTATTCAGCTACGTCACCAGCCAGACCGTGTTCGGCCGCCGGGTGTATGCGGTGGGCAGCAATATGGAAGCCACGCGCCTGTCGGGCATCAACGTGCAGGCGGTGAAGCTGTGGATCTTCGGCATCATGGGCGTGATGTGTGCGCTCGCTGGGTTGGTCAACACTGCGCGCCTGGCTGCGGGCTCGCCGTCGGCGGGCAGCATGGGCGAATTGGATGCCATCGCCGCGTGCTTTATTGGCGGCACATCGATGCGCGGCGGGTCGGGCACGGTGTACGGCGCGTTGCTCGGGGCGCTGGTGATTACCAGCCTGGATAACGGCATGTCGATGCTGGATGTGGACAGTTACTGGCAGATGATCGTGAAGGGCAGCATTCTGGTGTTGGCGGTTTGGGTGGATGTGAGTACCCGCACAGGTCGCAGGTAG
- the xylG gene encoding D-xylose ABC transporter ATP-binding protein, translating into MSDYLLQMNGIVKRFGGVNALDGIDIKVRPGECVGLCGENGAGKSTLMKVLSAVYPHGTWDGEILWDGQPLKAQSISETEAAGIVIIHQELTLVPDLSVAENIFMGHELTLPGGRMNYPAMFHRAEALMRELKVPDMNVALPVSQYGGGYQQLVEIAKALNKQARLLILDEPSSALTRSEIEVLLDIIRGLKAKGVACVYISHKLDEVAAVCDTVAVIRDGKHIATTAMADMDIAQIITQMVGREMSNLYPTAPHAVGEVIFEARNVTCYDVDNPRRKRVDDVSFVLKRGEILGIAGLVGAGRTELVSALFGAYPGRYSAEVWLDGQLIDTRTPLKSIRAGLCMVPEDRKRQGIIPDFGVGQNITLAVLDTYAHLTRIDAEAELGSIDQQIVRLHLKTASPFLPITSLSGGNQQKAVLAKMLMAKPRVLILDEPTRGVDVGAKYEIYKLMGALAAEGVSIIMVSSELAEVLGVSNRVLVIGDGQLRGDFINEGLTQEQVLAAALSQHNNNDRKTA; encoded by the coding sequence ATGTCCGACTACCTGCTGCAAATGAACGGCATCGTCAAACGCTTTGGCGGGGTCAACGCGCTGGACGGCATCGATATCAAGGTGCGGCCGGGGGAATGCGTCGGCCTGTGCGGCGAGAACGGGGCCGGTAAATCCACCTTGATGAAGGTGCTGTCGGCGGTCTATCCCCACGGCACCTGGGACGGCGAGATCCTCTGGGACGGGCAGCCGCTCAAGGCCCAGTCGATCAGCGAGACCGAGGCCGCCGGCATCGTGATCATCCACCAGGAACTGACCCTGGTGCCCGACCTGTCGGTGGCCGAAAACATCTTCATGGGCCATGAACTGACCCTGCCGGGTGGGCGCATGAACTACCCGGCGATGTTCCACCGTGCCGAGGCTTTGATGCGCGAGCTCAAGGTGCCGGACATGAACGTGGCGCTGCCGGTGTCGCAGTACGGCGGCGGTTACCAGCAGCTGGTGGAAATCGCCAAGGCCCTGAACAAACAGGCGCGACTGCTGATTCTCGACGAGCCCTCCTCGGCCCTGACCCGCTCGGAAATCGAGGTGCTGCTGGACATCATCCGCGGCCTCAAGGCCAAGGGCGTGGCCTGCGTGTACATCTCCCACAAGCTCGACGAAGTGGCGGCGGTATGCGACACCGTTGCGGTGATCCGCGACGGCAAGCACATCGCGACCACCGCCATGGCCGACATGGACATTGCGCAGATCATCACCCAAATGGTCGGCCGCGAGATGAGCAACCTCTACCCCACCGCACCCCATGCGGTAGGCGAGGTGATTTTCGAGGCGCGCAACGTCACCTGCTACGACGTCGACAACCCCAGGCGCAAGCGCGTGGACGATGTGTCCTTTGTGCTCAAGCGCGGAGAAATCCTCGGCATTGCCGGGTTGGTCGGCGCCGGGCGCACGGAACTGGTGTCGGCGCTGTTCGGCGCCTACCCCGGCCGCTACAGCGCCGAGGTGTGGCTAGACGGCCAGCTGATCGACACGCGCACCCCGCTCAAATCGATCCGCGCCGGGCTGTGCATGGTGCCCGAGGACCGCAAGCGCCAGGGCATCATCCCCGACTTCGGCGTGGGCCAGAACATCACCCTGGCGGTGCTCGACACCTACGCCCACCTGACGCGCATCGACGCCGAAGCCGAACTGGGCAGCATCGATCAGCAGATCGTGCGCCTGCACCTCAAGACCGCCAGTCCGTTCCTGCCGATCACCAGCCTGTCCGGTGGCAACCAGCAAAAGGCCGTGCTGGCAAAAATGCTGATGGCCAAGCCCCGCGTGCTGATCCTCGATGAACCCACACGCGGCGTGGACGTGGGCGCCAAGTATGAGATCTACAAATTGATGGGCGCGCTGGCGGCCGAGGGGGTGTCGATCATCATGGTCTCCTCGGAACTGGCCGAAGTGCTCGGCGTGTCCAACCGCGTGCTGGTGATCGGCGACGGCCAGTTGCGCGGCGACTTCATCAACGAGGGACTCACCCAGGAACAGGTGCTCGCCGCGGCGCTCAGCCAACACAATAATAATGATCGGAAGACCGCGTAG
- the xylF gene encoding D-xylose ABC transporter substrate-binding protein, whose protein sequence is MKRTLIATALALLTLPVMADSAHPKIGFSIDDLRLERWSRDRDYFVAAAEKLDAKVFVQSADANEQKQISQIENLISRGVDVIVIVPFNATVLTNAVAEAKKAGIKVVSYDRLILNADIDAYISFDNEKVGEMQASGVLQAAPKGNYFLLGGAPTDNNAKVLREGQMKVLQPAIDKGDIKVVGQQWVKEWNPTEALSIVENALTRNNNKIDAIVASNDATAGGAIQALAAQKLAGKVPISGQDADLAAIKRVIDGTQTMTVYKPLKLIATEAAKLSVQLARNEKPTYSSQYDNGSKQVDTILLTPTPLTKANIDLLEKDGFYTKEQIAGQ, encoded by the coding sequence ATGAAACGCACCCTCATCGCCACTGCCCTGGCCCTGCTCACCCTGCCGGTCATGGCCGACTCAGCCCACCCTAAGATCGGTTTTTCCATCGATGACCTGCGGCTGGAACGCTGGTCCCGCGACCGTGATTACTTCGTCGCCGCCGCAGAGAAACTCGACGCCAAGGTCTTCGTGCAATCGGCCGATGCCAACGAGCAAAAACAGATCTCGCAGATCGAAAACCTGATCTCCCGTGGCGTCGATGTGATCGTCATCGTGCCGTTCAACGCCACCGTGCTCACCAACGCCGTGGCCGAAGCCAAGAAAGCCGGGATCAAGGTGGTGTCCTATGACCGCCTGATCCTGAATGCTGACATCGACGCCTACATATCCTTCGATAACGAAAAAGTCGGCGAAATGCAGGCCAGCGGCGTGCTGCAAGCGGCACCCAAGGGCAACTACTTCCTGCTCGGCGGCGCGCCCACCGACAACAACGCCAAGGTGCTGCGCGAAGGCCAGATGAAGGTGCTGCAACCGGCCATCGACAAGGGCGATATCAAGGTGGTTGGGCAGCAATGGGTGAAGGAATGGAACCCCACCGAGGCCCTGAGCATCGTGGAGAATGCCCTGACCCGCAATAACAACAAGATCGACGCCATCGTCGCCTCCAACGACGCCACCGCCGGCGGCGCGATCCAGGCCCTGGCCGCGCAGAAACTGGCGGGCAAGGTGCCAATCTCCGGCCAGGACGCCGACCTCGCGGCCATCAAGCGGGTGATCGACGGCACCCAGACCATGACCGTGTACAAGCCGCTCAAGCTGATCGCCACCGAAGCCGCCAAACTCTCGGTGCAACTGGCACGTAACGAGAAACCCACCTACAGCTCGCAGTACGACAATGGCAGCAAACAGGTCGACACCATCCTGCTCACCCCGACCCCGCTGACCAAGGCCAATATCGACCTGTTGGAGAAAGACGGGTTCTACACCAAAGAGCAGATTGCCGGGCAGTGA
- the xylA gene encoding xylose isomerase, which translates to MPYFPGVEKVRFEGPSSNSPLAFRHYDANKIILGKPMREHLRMAACYWHTFVWPGADMFGVGTFKRPWQRSGEPMELAIGKADAAFEFFSKLGIDYYSFHDTDVAPEGSSLKEYRHHFAQMVDHLEQHQEQTGIQLLWGTANCFSNPRFAAGAASNPDPEVFAYAAAQVFSAMNATLRLKGANYVLWGGREGYETLLNTDLKREREQLGRFMRMVVEHKHKIGFTGDLLIEPKPQEPTKHQYDYDSATVFGFLHEFGLEHEIKVNIEANHATLAGHSFHHEIATAVSLGIFGSIDANRGDPQNGWDTDQFPNSVEEMTLATYEILKAGGFKNGGYNFDSKVRRQSLDEVDLFHGHVAAMDVLALALERAAAMVENDRLQQFKDQRYAGWQQPLGQAVLAGEFSLESLAEHAFTHELNPQAVSGRQEMLEGIVNRFIYR; encoded by the coding sequence ATGCCGTACTTCCCCGGTGTCGAGAAGGTTCGCTTCGAAGGCCCCAGCAGCAACTCTCCCCTCGCCTTTCGCCATTACGACGCCAATAAAATCATCCTCGGCAAACCGATGCGCGAGCACCTGCGCATGGCGGCCTGTTATTGGCACACTTTCGTCTGGCCAGGGGCGGATATGTTTGGCGTGGGCACCTTCAAGCGGCCATGGCAGCGCAGTGGCGAGCCGATGGAGCTGGCCATCGGCAAGGCGGACGCGGCCTTCGAGTTTTTCTCCAAGCTGGGCATCGACTACTACAGCTTTCACGACACGGATGTCGCCCCCGAAGGCAGCTCCCTCAAGGAATACCGCCACCACTTTGCGCAGATGGTTGACCACCTGGAACAGCATCAGGAACAGACCGGCATCCAGCTGCTGTGGGGCACCGCCAACTGCTTCAGCAACCCGCGCTTTGCCGCCGGCGCCGCGAGCAACCCGGACCCGGAGGTGTTTGCCTACGCCGCCGCCCAGGTGTTCAGTGCGATGAACGCGACGCTGCGGCTCAAGGGTGCCAACTATGTGCTGTGGGGCGGTCGTGAAGGCTATGAAACCCTGCTCAACACCGACCTCAAGCGCGAACGCGAACAGCTCGGGCGCTTTATGCGCATGGTGGTGGAACACAAACACAAGATCGGCTTCACCGGCGACCTGCTGATCGAGCCCAAGCCCCAGGAGCCGACCAAGCACCAATACGATTACGACAGCGCCACGGTGTTTGGCTTCCTGCATGAGTTCGGCCTGGAGCATGAGATCAAGGTGAACATCGAGGCCAACCACGCGACCCTGGCCGGGCACAGTTTTCATCATGAGATCGCCACTGCCGTGTCCCTGGGGATTTTCGGCAGCATCGACGCCAACCGTGGCGACCCGCAGAACGGCTGGGACACCGACCAGTTCCCCAACAGCGTCGAGGAAATGACCCTGGCCACCTATGAAATCCTCAAGGCCGGGGGGTTCAAGAATGGCGGCTACAATTTCGATTCCAAGGTACGCCGCCAGAGCCTTGATGAGGTGGACCTGTTCCACGGGCATGTGGCGGCGATGGATGTGCTGGCGCTGGCGCTGGAGCGGGCGGCGGCCATGGTTGAAAACGATCGGTTGCAGCAGTTCAAGGACCAGCGTTACGCCGGCTGGCAACAGCCGCTGGGCCAAGCGGTGCTGGCGGGTGAATTCAGCCTGGAGTCGCTGGCCGAGCATGCCTTCACCCATGAGCTGAACCCGCAGGCGGTGAGTGGTAGGCAGGAGATGCTGGAAGGTATCGTCAACCGTTTTATCTATCGGTGA
- a CDS encoding XylR family transcriptional regulator has product MKTLPPVHRIALLFNGSKIYDRGIIAGIGNYLSSTRASWDLFLEEDFLCRLKGIERWQGDGIIADFDDPLIGEALAGSKVPVVAVGGSYEDARAYPKGIPYVATDNAALMKLAYEHLIEAGVMRFACFSLPEAQANRWAQEREKAFKRLLQRDGLPVQIYRGLGTSAPLWDSAVEQQIAWLQSLPKPIGIIAVTDARARQLLQACLTAGIAVPEEVALIGIDNDPLTRTLTRVPLSSVIQGTETMGRTAAALLHQMLHGKPCTGTQVLVPPDAINVQASSLHQPLGNPYVMQALLFIRQYACQGIKTAQVAAYVGVSRSSLESHFRKARGCSVHDEILRFKLASAAKGLQGNHLAIADIAQQCGFKSAQYLHTVFRREFGCTPREYQHSH; this is encoded by the coding sequence ATGAAAACCCTACCGCCCGTGCACCGCATCGCCTTGCTGTTCAACGGCAGCAAAATCTACGACCGTGGCATCATCGCCGGCATCGGCAATTACCTGAGCAGCACCCGCGCTTCCTGGGATTTGTTCCTCGAGGAGGACTTCCTGTGCCGCCTCAAAGGTATCGAGCGCTGGCAGGGCGACGGCATCATTGCCGACTTCGATGACCCGCTGATCGGCGAGGCGCTGGCCGGCAGCAAGGTGCCGGTGGTGGCGGTGGGCGGATCCTATGAAGATGCACGCGCCTACCCCAAGGGCATCCCCTATGTGGCCACCGACAACGCGGCCTTGATGAAACTGGCCTATGAACATCTGATCGAGGCCGGTGTGATGCGCTTTGCCTGTTTCAGCCTGCCCGAAGCCCAGGCCAATCGTTGGGCCCAGGAGCGCGAAAAGGCCTTCAAACGCTTGCTGCAACGCGATGGCTTGCCGGTGCAGATCTATCGCGGCCTGGGCACCAGCGCGCCGCTCTGGGACAGCGCGGTGGAGCAGCAGATCGCCTGGCTGCAAAGCCTGCCCAAGCCCATCGGAATTATCGCGGTCACCGACGCCCGCGCCCGGCAACTGCTGCAAGCCTGTCTCACCGCCGGCATCGCGGTGCCGGAAGAGGTGGCGCTGATCGGTATCGACAACGACCCACTGACCCGCACCCTCACGCGCGTGCCGTTGAGCTCGGTGATCCAGGGCACCGAAACCATGGGCCGCACCGCCGCCGCGCTGTTGCATCAGATGCTGCATGGCAAGCCTTGCACGGGCACGCAGGTGCTGGTGCCGCCGGATGCGATCAACGTGCAGGCCTCGAGCCTGCACCAACCCTTGGGCAACCCTTACGTGATGCAGGCGCTGCTGTTTATCCGCCAATACGCCTGCCAGGGCATCAAGACCGCCCAGGTGGCGGCTTATGTCGGGGTGTCGCGTTCATCGCTGGAGTCGCACTTTCGCAAGGCGCGCGGGTGCAGCGTGCACGACGAGATCCTGCGCTTCAAACTTGCCAGCGCCGCCAAGGGCTTGCAGGGCAACCACCTGGCGATTGCCGATATCGCCCAGCAGTGCGGCTTCAAGTCGGCGCAGTACCTGCACACCGTGTTCCGGCGCGAGTTCGGCTGCACGCCACGGGAATACCAGCACAGCCATTAG
- a CDS encoding sugar-binding transcriptional regulator — translation MTDSAQRAASDIDLMTEVAMLYYLDNITQEAIAKRFDLSRVKVSRLLKRARDEGVVEVRVLQHPALNTELEQALVERFQLDRALIAVDHGDPDTQRSAVASLVANYLNKTLSDGMIVAVGMGRNVGAVAENVFLPVTRNCTFVCAIGGSLKAGEYMNPDHICRRLALRFGAESETLYAPALVANPELRSVLINNDTVRSTLDRARRADIALIGIGDMSENSNMVRMGWFSPQEIAQARVSGTVGDMMGYDFIDIHGQPAVNAMQGRVIGLSVQELVRIPDVVAIASENTKAAATLGALRSGVINTLATTVSNAYTILALDDATRR, via the coding sequence ATGACCGACAGTGCCCAGCGTGCCGCCAGCGACATCGACCTGATGACCGAAGTGGCCATGCTTTATTACCTCGACAACATCACCCAGGAAGCCATTGCCAAGCGCTTCGACCTGTCGCGGGTCAAGGTCAGCCGCTTGCTCAAGCGCGCCCGTGATGAAGGGGTGGTGGAGGTGCGGGTGTTGCAGCATCCGGCCCTGAACACGGAGTTGGAGCAGGCGCTGGTCGAGCGCTTCCAGTTGGACCGCGCCTTGATCGCGGTCGACCACGGCGACCCCGACACCCAGCGGTCGGCCGTGGCCAGCCTGGTCGCCAACTACCTGAACAAGACCCTCAGCGACGGCATGATCGTCGCCGTCGGCATGGGCCGCAACGTGGGCGCCGTGGCCGAGAACGTGTTCCTGCCGGTGACGCGCAACTGCACCTTTGTGTGCGCCATCGGCGGCTCGCTCAAGGCCGGTGAATACATGAACCCCGACCATATCTGCCGGCGCCTGGCCCTGCGTTTTGGCGCCGAGAGCGAAACCCTGTACGCCCCGGCCCTGGTGGCCAACCCGGAACTGCGCAGCGTGCTGATCAACAACGACACCGTGCGCTCCACCCTCGACCGTGCGCGCCGCGCCGATATCGCCTTGATCGGCATCGGCGACATGAGCGAGAACAGCAACATGGTGCGCATGGGCTGGTTCTCCCCCCAGGAAATCGCCCAGGCCCGGGTGTCGGGTACAGTCGGTGACATGATGGGCTACGACTTTATCGACATCCACGGCCAACCGGCGGTCAACGCCATGCAGGGCCGGGTCATCGGCCTGTCGGTACAGGAACTGGTGCGCATTCCCGACGTGGTGGCGATTGCCAGCGAGAACACCAAGGCGGCGGCCACCCTCGGTGCGTTGCGCTCCGGGGTGATCAACACCCTGGCGACGACCGTGTCGAATGCCTACACGATCCTCGCCCTGGATGATGCAACGCGCCGCTAG
- the dhaL gene encoding dihydroxyacetone kinase subunit DhaL: MREHFPSNTGSAIVTNLVSIIVANREYLSEVDGAIGDGDHGINMAKGFSRCGKTLEGRELSLAEALDELTLALMEGIGGSMGPLYGSLFIGMADEVRGHDSIDGATFAKLLRGGLTSLQDISDAGVGDKCLMDTLIPAVEAFEQAQASGATFREALHRMKSAASQGRDSTRDLVAKIGRASRLGERSLGVLDAGAVSCCLILTNLAESVEARLVA; encoded by the coding sequence ATGCGCGAACATTTCCCGAGCAACACCGGCAGCGCCATCGTCACCAACCTGGTGTCGATCATCGTCGCCAACCGCGAATACCTCAGTGAAGTGGACGGCGCCATCGGCGACGGCGACCACGGCATCAACATGGCCAAGGGGTTCTCGCGCTGCGGCAAGACCCTGGAGGGCCGCGAACTTTCCCTGGCCGAGGCGCTGGACGAACTGACCCTGGCGTTGATGGAAGGCATCGGCGGCTCCATGGGCCCGCTGTATGGCAGCCTGTTTATCGGCATGGCCGACGAAGTGCGCGGCCACGACAGCATCGATGGGGCGACCTTCGCCAAACTGCTGCGCGGCGGCCTGACTTCTCTACAGGACATCAGCGATGCGGGTGTGGGTGACAAGTGCCTGATGGATACCTTGATCCCGGCGGTGGAAGCGTTTGAACAGGCCCAGGCCAGCGGCGCGACGTTCCGCGAAGCGTTGCACCGAATGAAAAGCGCCGCCTCCCAGGGCCGTGATTCCACCCGCGACCTGGTGGCCAAGATCGGCCGTGCCAGCCGCCTGGGAGAGCGCTCCCTGGGGGTACTGGATGCGGGCGCGGTGTCGTGCTGCCTGATCCTGACCAACCTTGCCGAATCGGTTGAGGCGCGGTTGGTGGCGTAG
- a CDS encoding dihydroxyacetone kinase subunit DhaK has protein sequence MNRVINDADLVVEDMLAGILLAHPELVQYESNPRVIRKRTSSPAGQVGIVTGGGSGHEPAFLGYVGPGLVDAVAVGEIFSSPTAKSFFDAFRAADQGAGVACLYGNYAGDNMNVKLAMKMAASKAMDIRTVVANDDVASAPPAEIAKRRGVAGEIFMWKIGGAAAAQGYDLDGVIRVAQKAVDHCRSIGVGLTPCTIPAVGKPNFQIADGLMELGIGHHGEPGIEVVPVESAAAMAERMLAPILADRDFTQDQSVVVLVSGLGATPVMELYIFYAEVERQLRAKGLRIHRCYVGNYFTSLEMMGVTLTLLGLDAELSRLIDQPCRSIGMTQSE, from the coding sequence ATGAATCGAGTCATCAATGATGCGGACCTGGTGGTCGAGGACATGCTCGCGGGCATCCTCCTGGCGCACCCGGAACTGGTGCAGTACGAGAGCAACCCACGGGTCATCCGCAAACGCACGTCCTCACCGGCCGGCCAGGTCGGTATTGTCACTGGCGGCGGTTCGGGGCACGAGCCGGCGTTTCTCGGCTATGTCGGCCCAGGGTTGGTGGATGCGGTGGCGGTGGGCGAGATTTTCTCTTCACCCACCGCCAAGAGCTTCTTCGACGCGTTCCGTGCCGCCGACCAGGGCGCGGGCGTGGCGTGCCTGTATGGCAACTATGCCGGCGACAACATGAACGTGAAGCTGGCGATGAAAATGGCCGCCAGCAAAGCCATGGACATCCGCACCGTGGTGGCCAACGACGACGTGGCCTCCGCCCCGCCCGCCGAAATCGCCAAGCGGCGTGGCGTGGCCGGCGAGATCTTCATGTGGAAGATCGGCGGTGCCGCCGCCGCCCAGGGCTACGACCTCGACGGCGTGATCCGCGTGGCGCAGAAGGCCGTGGACCATTGCCGCTCCATCGGCGTGGGGCTCACGCCCTGCACCATCCCGGCAGTGGGCAAACCCAACTTCCAGATTGCCGACGGCCTGATGGAACTGGGCATCGGCCACCATGGCGAACCGGGTATCGAAGTGGTGCCGGTGGAGTCCGCCGCCGCCATGGCCGAGCGCATGCTCGCGCCGATCCTGGCCGACCGCGACTTCACCCAGGACCAAAGCGTGGTGGTACTGGTCTCGGGCCTGGGCGCCACGCCGGTGATGGAGCTGTATATCTTCTACGCCGAGGTCGAGCGCCAACTGCGCGCCAAGGGCCTGCGCATTCACCGCTGTTACGTGGGCAACTACTTCACGTCCCTGGAAATGATGGGCGTGACCCTGACCCTGCTTGGCCTCGACGCCGAGCTGAGCCGCCTGATCGACCAACCTTGCCGCTCCATCGGCATGACCCAGTCGGAGTGA